One genomic region from Bacillus sp. SLBN-46 encodes:
- a CDS encoding transglycosylase domain-containing protein gives MSNIHWKFQKNVEGCQFLYLLYAIMYVILDEVMLLMNEKMQAWMEKAKSILNLFTHKKTVKSARITYQVVWNLFLLVMTVVILGGSFATGVGAGYFASLVKEEPVRSYESMKKDIYNYTETSDLYYADNVYLGRLRSDLIREEVKLDQVSENLINAVVATEDEYFYQHKGVVPKAVFRALFQEVTNSSVQSGGSTLTQQLIKNQLLTNEVSFQRKANEILLALRLEKFFDKKEILEAYLNVSTFGRNASAQNIAGVQAAAKGIFGVKASELTLPQAAFIAGLPQSPFGYTPFTRDDNGKPILKNNLEPGLTRMKTVLKRMYDGGYINGKQYAEASSYDIRKDFLKPTVYSHTNTFLTDEIEKRSVEVLTNVLAKKDGYTEKELKNDDQLFYKYKTLATRDLHQNGYEIHTTINKDIYDAMQKIKDSYKNYGPAKAQEKKNPETGEIKTVMEPVEVGAELIENKTGRIISFVGGRNYENQQMNHATTALRPNASTMKPLLVYGPAIELGKAAPGTPIPNVALNFIPGRSKPWPQNYDYRYSGIVSARYALAKSYNVPAVKVYSEIVNQNPAKYLEKMGFTSLTKDDHTNLSAAIGSIGGVTVEENTNAFSTFANGGKFIDAYMIDKIVDKSGKVIYQHEVTPVDVFKPQTAYLTLDMMRDVIKMGTAAGINSKLNFRADWAGKTGTGNEYKDSWFVATNPNITFGIWTGYDTPKSLKISGMSYSQRTNNLWAELINAAYKIKPDLVDPKESFQMPSGIVKRSYCAVSGMLPSSACSKAGLIESDYFNVNDVPTKVDDSLIEGNFVTISGKKYLALDSTPKEFSQYGLILNPDFITRMVGKTFKDYSQLIPQKDRWGKILVPTAKMVDNGKRPNAVNLSITGNTLSWSSSGDNDVVGYRVYQGGLISTKVASIINGSKLSYTVGNGSFYVTAVDIAGKESAPSNLVEVGVAVPPPSETTAP, from the coding sequence ATGTCAAACATCCACTGGAAATTTCAGAAAAATGTAGAAGGTTGTCAGTTTTTATACCTTCTATATGCTATAATGTATGTGATTTTAGATGAGGTGATGCTATTGATGAATGAAAAAATGCAAGCCTGGATGGAAAAAGCAAAATCCATACTCAACTTGTTTACCCATAAAAAAACGGTAAAAAGTGCACGAATTACCTATCAAGTAGTTTGGAACCTTTTTCTCCTTGTCATGACGGTTGTCATTCTTGGAGGTTCATTTGCAACAGGTGTAGGAGCTGGGTATTTTGCCTCCCTTGTGAAAGAGGAACCGGTCCGTTCTTACGAGAGTATGAAAAAAGATATTTATAATTACACGGAGACATCTGATTTATACTATGCTGATAATGTTTACCTCGGCAGACTTCGCAGTGACCTTATACGCGAAGAAGTAAAGTTGGATCAAGTTTCAGAAAATTTAATTAATGCCGTAGTGGCGACAGAAGATGAGTACTTCTATCAGCATAAAGGGGTGGTTCCAAAGGCAGTTTTCCGGGCACTTTTCCAAGAAGTAACGAATTCTTCTGTCCAATCAGGTGGAAGTACCTTAACACAGCAATTAATTAAGAATCAACTTTTAACCAATGAGGTATCCTTCCAACGGAAAGCGAATGAAATTCTACTTGCACTCCGTTTAGAGAAATTTTTCGACAAAAAGGAAATCCTCGAAGCCTATCTTAATGTTTCTACATTTGGAAGAAATGCTTCCGCACAAAACATAGCTGGTGTTCAGGCTGCAGCAAAAGGAATTTTTGGCGTAAAGGCTAGTGAGTTAACACTCCCACAAGCAGCGTTCATTGCAGGCTTGCCTCAAAGTCCGTTTGGTTATACTCCTTTTACAAGGGATGACAATGGAAAACCAATTTTAAAGAATAATCTTGAACCAGGTCTCACACGGATGAAAACGGTTTTAAAAAGAATGTATGACGGTGGTTACATAAATGGAAAACAGTATGCTGAGGCATCATCCTATGATATTAGAAAAGATTTTCTAAAACCTACTGTTTATTCTCATACAAATACTTTCCTTACAGACGAAATTGAAAAACGCTCCGTCGAGGTCCTTACTAACGTACTTGCAAAGAAAGACGGGTACACCGAGAAAGAATTAAAAAATGATGACCAACTTTTTTACAAATATAAAACTTTAGCAACCCGTGACTTACACCAAAATGGTTATGAAATTCACACAACCATCAACAAAGATATTTACGATGCGATGCAAAAGATAAAAGATAGCTATAAGAACTACGGCCCTGCTAAAGCACAGGAAAAAAAGAATCCTGAAACGGGTGAAATAAAAACCGTGATGGAGCCTGTAGAAGTCGGCGCCGAGTTAATTGAAAATAAAACGGGTAGGATTATCAGTTTTGTTGGCGGAAGAAACTATGAAAACCAACAAATGAATCATGCCACAACTGCACTTCGACCTAATGCCTCTACCATGAAACCGCTGCTCGTCTATGGTCCAGCGATTGAATTGGGAAAAGCAGCACCTGGAACTCCAATACCAAATGTTGCGTTGAATTTTATTCCAGGTAGAAGTAAGCCTTGGCCACAAAACTACGACTACCGCTACAGCGGGATTGTGTCTGCACGGTATGCACTTGCGAAATCGTATAACGTTCCAGCGGTTAAGGTATATTCCGAAATTGTTAATCAAAACCCAGCAAAATATTTGGAAAAGATGGGCTTTACATCACTAACGAAGGATGATCATACAAACCTTTCGGCTGCCATTGGTTCTATTGGCGGAGTTACGGTTGAAGAAAATACAAATGCATTCAGTACCTTTGCCAACGGTGGGAAATTCATCGATGCCTATATGATCGATAAAATCGTAGATAAAAGCGGCAAAGTGATTTATCAGCACGAAGTAACCCCTGTCGATGTCTTCAAACCACAAACAGCTTATTTAACACTTGATATGATGCGCGATGTTATCAAAATGGGGACTGCAGCTGGAATTAATAGCAAATTAAATTTCAGAGCAGATTGGGCTGGTAAAACAGGAACAGGTAATGAATATAAGGATTCATGGTTCGTTGCCACCAACCCTAATATTACATTTGGTATATGGACAGGGTACGATACGCCAAAATCATTAAAGATCTCAGGCATGTCGTATAGTCAACGAACAAATAATCTTTGGGCTGAATTAATCAATGCAGCTTATAAAATTAAACCTGATTTGGTTGATCCTAAGGAATCATTCCAAATGCCTAGCGGAATTGTTAAGCGTTCTTATTGTGCTGTTTCCGGTATGCTTCCTTCAAGTGCTTGCTCGAAGGCCGGCTTGATCGAAAGTGATTATTTTAATGTGAATGATGTACCAACGAAAGTGGACGATAGCTTGATTGAAGGAAATTTCGTTACTATTAGCGGTAAAAAGTATTTAGCATTGGATTCTACTCCAAAGGAATTTTCTCAATATGGCTTAATATTAAACCCAGACTTTATTACACGTATGGTTGGTAAAACCTTTAAAGACTACAGTCAGCTCATTCCACAAAAGGATCGATGGGGTAAAATTCTTGTACCTACAGCAAAAATGGTGGATAACGGAAAAAGACCTAATGCTGTTAACTTAAGTATTACCGGTAATACATTATCTTGGTCTTCCTCAGGGGACAATGATGTGGTCGGTTACCGAGTATATCAAGGCGGGCTGATATCGACCAAAGTAGCTAGTATTATTAACGGCTCAAAGCTTTCCTACACAGTAGGAAATGGTTCATTTTATGTAACAGCAGTAGATATAGCCGGTAAAGAATCCGCTCCGTCTAATCTAGTTGAGGTAGGAGTAGCAGTACCACCTCCATCTGAAACAACCGCACCGTAA
- the tyrS gene encoding tyrosine--tRNA ligase, with translation MDLLQDLAWRGIIYQQTDEEGLKALLNKESISLYCGADPTADSLHIGHLVPFLTLRRFQQHGHRPIVLVGGATGLIGDPSGKSEERKLLTLETVQENVAGIQKQLAAIFEFEGENGAVMVNNYDWAGSMDIVTFLRDIGKHIGVNYMLAKDTIASRLETGISFTEFTYTILQAMDFNHLYDHHNCKLQIGGSDQWGNITSGLELIRKMHTEDSKAFGLTIPLVTKADGTKFGKTEGGSIWLDPEKTTPYEFYQFWINTADADVVKYLKYFTFLSHEEIEQLEQSVQEEPHLRKAQKALAEEMTRLVHGEESLQQAIKISQALFSGDVKNLSAAEIKQGFKDVPSFDASKSDGNLVELLVAAKISPSKRQAREDITNGAVTVNGEKVTDTAYVLQETDRIEGQFTIIRRGKKKYTLIKY, from the coding sequence ATGGATTTATTACAGGATTTGGCCTGGAGAGGCATCATCTATCAGCAAACGGATGAAGAAGGATTAAAAGCTTTATTGAATAAGGAAAGTATTTCGTTATATTGTGGTGCTGACCCAACAGCAGATAGCTTGCATATCGGGCACTTGGTTCCATTCTTAACATTAAGAAGGTTTCAGCAGCATGGTCACCGTCCGATTGTTTTGGTTGGCGGAGCAACAGGTTTGATTGGTGATCCAAGTGGGAAGAGTGAAGAACGAAAATTATTAACTTTAGAAACGGTTCAAGAAAATGTTGCGGGTATTCAGAAACAGCTTGCTGCTATTTTTGAATTTGAAGGTGAAAACGGAGCTGTCATGGTGAATAACTATGATTGGGCTGGCTCTATGGATATTGTCACGTTTTTACGAGATATCGGTAAGCATATTGGGGTTAACTACATGCTTGCGAAGGATACCATCGCTTCACGCCTTGAAACAGGTATTTCATTTACCGAATTTACCTATACCATTTTGCAGGCAATGGATTTTAATCATTTGTATGATCATCATAATTGTAAATTACAAATTGGTGGTAGTGACCAGTGGGGGAACATTACCTCAGGCCTAGAATTAATACGTAAAATGCACACCGAAGATTCAAAAGCATTCGGTTTAACTATTCCGCTTGTAACAAAAGCAGACGGTACAAAGTTCGGGAAAACAGAAGGCGGCTCTATCTGGCTAGATCCAGAAAAGACGACTCCATACGAATTCTACCAGTTCTGGATCAACACAGCTGATGCGGATGTGGTAAAATACCTGAAATACTTTACCTTCCTATCACATGAAGAAATTGAACAATTAGAGCAAAGTGTTCAAGAAGAGCCACACCTTCGTAAAGCGCAAAAGGCACTAGCAGAAGAAATGACTCGTCTGGTTCACGGAGAAGAATCATTACAGCAGGCCATTAAGATTTCCCAAGCCTTATTCAGTGGGGATGTGAAAAATCTTTCTGCTGCTGAAATTAAGCAGGGCTTTAAAGATGTTCCTTCCTTTGATGCAAGTAAATCAGATGGGAATCTAGTGGAATTACTTGTTGCTGCAAAAATTTCTCCTTCCAAGCGTCAAGCGCGTGAGGATATCACTAATGGGGCTGTTACGGTAAACGGTGAAAAGGTAACTGACACAGCGTACGTCCTTCAGGAAACTGACCGAATCGAAGGCCAGTTTACAATTATTAGAAGAGGGAAAAAGAAATACACATTAATTAAATATTAA
- the rpsD gene encoding 30S ribosomal protein S4, whose protein sequence is MARYTGPSWKLSRRLGISLSGTGKELEKRPYAPGQHGPNQRKKLSEYGLQLQEKQKLRHMYGVNERQFRTLFDRAGKLSGIHGENFMALLESRLDNVVYRLGLARTRRAARQLVNHGHILVNGSRVDIPSYRVTAGQTISVREKSRNLDVIKEAIEVTNFVPDFLTFDADKLEGTFTRLPERSELPAEINESLIVEFYSR, encoded by the coding sequence ATGGCTCGATATACTGGCCCAAGCTGGAAATTATCTCGTCGTCTTGGAATCTCTCTAAGCGGCACAGGTAAAGAATTAGAAAAGCGTCCTTACGCTCCTGGACAACACGGTCCAAACCAACGCAAAAAGCTTTCTGAATACGGATTACAATTACAAGAGAAGCAAAAGCTTCGTCACATGTATGGTGTTAACGAGCGCCAATTCCGTACTCTTTTCGATAGAGCTGGCAAATTGTCTGGTATCCACGGTGAAAACTTCATGGCGTTACTTGAGTCACGTCTTGATAACGTTGTTTACCGTTTAGGTCTTGCTCGCACTCGTCGTGCAGCTCGCCAATTAGTTAACCACGGTCACATCCTAGTTAATGGATCACGCGTAGATATCCCATCTTACCGTGTAACTGCTGGTCAAACAATCAGCGTTCGTGAAAAGTCACGCAACCTAGATGTTATTAAAGAAGCAATCGAAGTGACAAACTTCGTACCTGATTTCTTAACATTTGATGCTGACAAATTAGAAGGTACTTTCACTCGCTTACCTGAGCGTTCTGAGTTACCTGCTGAAATTAACGAATCTCTTATCGTTGAGTTCTACTCTCGTTAA
- a CDS encoding diguanylate cyclase domain-containing protein has protein sequence MDIVDFKKLFKIGEKLHSFLDVESLLSELFVILKEEYPNFSYDLLLSQSTYKHSDVLGIALEYDSENIAATNAYLTGEIQYEFSHTDKSKILYTPLKGKQGIYGVLQIIAPHSLDVQTKEVEFMTLLAESAGSALENAQLYQKSRKTILELQLINETAYRLNSDLPLADTLSFMAEQIKSSFYAQEVGFFLDSKERVKILPGSTPFFFSTTAQTYIDYIKGKLKKENDPLLFGDISLPLTNQSKRYHSIMVVPVVLGKNLKGFSMIMHEKPYFFSFETFQLLQTLVHHLSLSLTNSMLREELKKLVTTDHLTKLHSRNYLDEKIQSSMKKDNEGTFILIDIDNFKEINDSYGHQIGDEVLIQVANFIKGNIREKDVGARWGGEELAIYLPNVPLDAGVAIAQRIGAKVSENSDPHITVSCGVSHWNREKPDTDQNLFKRADEALYHAKGTGKNKVVTQGANSKVS, from the coding sequence TTGGATATAGTTGATTTTAAAAAATTATTTAAAATAGGTGAAAAGCTCCATTCGTTCTTAGACGTGGAAAGTCTATTGAGCGAATTATTCGTTATTCTTAAAGAAGAATATCCAAACTTTTCATATGACCTATTATTGTCGCAGTCTACCTACAAGCATAGCGACGTCCTTGGCATTGCCCTGGAATATGATAGTGAAAATATTGCGGCAACCAATGCGTACCTAACTGGGGAAATTCAATATGAGTTTTCTCATACGGATAAGAGTAAGATTCTATATACACCTTTAAAAGGAAAACAGGGGATTTATGGGGTATTACAGATTATTGCACCTCATTCTTTGGATGTTCAGACTAAAGAAGTTGAGTTTATGACTTTGCTGGCAGAAAGTGCAGGATCGGCTCTTGAAAATGCCCAGCTCTATCAGAAGTCAAGAAAGACCATCTTAGAACTTCAATTAATTAATGAAACCGCCTACCGTTTAAATTCTGACCTGCCGTTAGCTGATACATTGTCATTTATGGCAGAACAGATTAAATCTTCCTTTTATGCACAAGAGGTTGGTTTCTTTTTAGACTCGAAAGAAAGAGTCAAAATACTCCCTGGTTCCACACCCTTCTTTTTTTCAACAACTGCTCAAACCTATATTGATTACATAAAAGGAAAATTAAAGAAAGAAAATGATCCTCTATTATTTGGGGATATTAGCTTACCCCTTACCAATCAAAGTAAACGCTATCATTCTATTATGGTAGTACCAGTAGTACTTGGTAAGAATTTAAAAGGGTTTTCGATGATCATGCACGAAAAACCTTATTTCTTTTCTTTTGAGACATTTCAACTTCTACAGACATTAGTACATCATTTATCACTTTCTTTAACCAACTCCATGTTAAGAGAGGAACTTAAAAAATTAGTTACCACAGACCATCTGACAAAGCTCCATTCACGTAATTATTTGGATGAAAAAATCCAGTCTTCAATGAAAAAAGATAACGAAGGGACCTTTATTCTTATTGATATTGATAATTTCAAGGAAATCAATGATTCCTACGGTCATCAAATAGGCGATGAAGTGCTCATACAAGTCGCAAATTTCATTAAAGGAAATATCCGGGAGAAGGATGTAGGAGCCCGTTGGGGTGGGGAAGAACTAGCCATCTATCTTCCTAATGTTCCTTTAGACGCGGGAGTGGCTATTGCTCAAAGAATAGGGGCGAAAGTGTCTGAAAACTCCGATCCCCATATTACCGTGTCATGTGGTGTCTCTCATTGGAATAGGGAAAAGCCTGATACGGATCAAAATCT